The genomic segment attgtatatGCCATTTACTAGATATAATTGGGGAATtctaacaagaaaaataatcattGCAACAGTTGCTTGTTGGCTTCTACTAGGAAATGAGACGATATTTGACTTTAGGAATTAGAATATTGCTTGGAGTATTTCTTGAGCTTGATTCAATAATGTGAATGAAATGCTTAAAGTTGTCTGTGGTGAGAAATATCTTCAGACCACAGAGCTGGTGTTGTGTGTCACATCAACTCTGCCAATTGATAGGCAAGGCAGTGGTGGGACAAATCCTGTTACTatgcttcttaggtatcatgttgttttttttccacttgaCACATAATCATAACTCTCACAGGGCAGTGCCCTCATCTGGTGACTGGCCTTTGTATTCCCATTTTCCTTTAACGATGTAAACATTAAATTCACTGTGTATGCCTatcaaaatttttatttttgtaagatAATAACTATGGATATAAATAATTTAGTATCATAAATAATCCAGGATTATCAGACAATTAGCTAGTCACATTTTTAAACTAAATTAAATGTGTAGGCCAGTCAACATGCTAGTGTCACTCATTGACCTTTTTCATGTCATTAGGTGGAAAAAAACTACAGCACCAGAATCAATGATACTGAGTTTAATCATGACTGACTAAGACAACACTTAGCAGATGAGAACTGAAGTACAGTAATTATGATGTATGTTAACTTTTATCTTCTGGACAGCATGGATATGTGCAACTTGTAACATTTTAAAACTTTAGGTGACATGTTTGTGCACCTACTTTCCCACTGCTTTGAATTCTGGGACAAAGGGTCATGCTAATCTTGCTAATAGGCTTAGATATGCTACCAAGTTATACTTGTCAACTCCAGACATGAGGAATGTTAAGTACTTTAGTGCAAGTCAGAGGATAAGAGTAAGAAGTACATCAAATATTTCACTTACATACATTTATAGTCAAAATTAAAGATTTTTATTACATTACCATCCATGCATAGTCTATACAAAGCCCAGGCAGGTTCACTGTGTGATATAAAGTTATACAAATTGTAGCAAtgagaaaacaatgaaacatCTTTATATCTCTTGCATTTCAACAGCCTTCCTCAGAGAGAATAGACAAGCTAGTGGTGTGATGCAGCTACTTCCCCTCCAAGTGGATCAAGAACATACAGAATAATCTGCTAATTGGGATGCACAAGTGAAACATACCAGGGATAGACAAGAGGAtgtaggaacttaaaaacgacCTCTGACACTGCAGAAGATGCAACACCATGGTTCTACAAGTGGAGGAACATGACGACCACCCAGACTGAAACAACACAGAAATAATCAACACTGGTCTAAACTGTAGGCAAAGAAGAACATGGGGAAGCGGCATATAACTACAAAGAAAGATTCATGAATCTGCCAAGAGGCACCAGCAGACTTGTAATCAAGTCAAGGAGGAAACAGCACACCTTCCCTTAAAGGTGACCCAAGTGACTGAGAGGTGAACGGTGTGCAGAGGACCAACCACAGGACAACTCTCTACCTGACCTTCCTGCCCTCCACGCTATTTGGAGGGGTATAAAAGCAGCTGCATTGCCACTATATACtgagaaatgtaaaaaagatcTGCTTCATCCTTTTTCTCACTACCACTAAATCCACTCTATATACATACATCAcagtctcccccccccctctctctctctctctctctctctctctctccacagacccacaggatgtccccccacagtatgtttacaaaccAGTCACTCACCACAGCCCCTCACACTTAGTTTGTTTTGACTGGCCATACTGGATACTTTGGGACTtttttgctctgccccaatcagatattttagagagatcagaagtcaggcattctgtggcttccctgtgagaactgtttacttcctgaagggttggatgtctgtgaaaagacgtggagaagtgcagggtggtatcgtcagtgtaggagtggatagggcaaaaAGTTTTAAAtcaaagatcattgatgaataggaAGACaatgggtgataggacagaaccctgagaaacaccactgtcaatagatttagaagaacagtgaccgtctacgacagcagcaacagaacgatcagaaaggaaatgatatgaagttacagagggaaggatagaagccataggaggctagtttggaaatcaaagcttcgtgccagactctatcaaaagctgttgatatatgtttaaggcaacagcaaaagtttcaccaaaatctctaaaagaggatgaccaagactcagtaaggaaagccagatcaccagtagagcggcattGACAGAACCCATGCTGATGATCAGAttgaaggttgtaaagtgatagatgtttaagaatcttcccattgaggatagattcaaaaacttcagataggcaggaaattaaagcaatataggacagtagtttgagggattagaacagtcaccctttttaggaacaggctgaatgtacacaaacttccagtaagaaggaaagtagatgttgacaaagttgaaagagtttgactaagcaaggtgcaagcatggaggtgcagtttcagagaacaatatgagggaccccatcaggtccataagccatccaagggtttaggccagcaaggtcatggaaaacattactgtgaagaattttaataggtagcatgaagtagtcagagggttgaGGAGAGGGACGAACAatccctgaatcgtccaaggtagagtttttagcatgGGTCTGAgctaagagttcagctttagaggtagatgtgatagtagtggtgccgaggtagatgtgatagtagtggtgccgaGGTAGATGTGATaatagtggtgccatctggttgaaataaaggagggaaagaagaacaaagttattggggatgtttttggctagatgccagaagtcacaaggggagttggatcttgaaagattttgagactttctattaatgaaggagtttttggctagctggtgaacaaaattggcatggttccaggcataaatataaagtcgattctggtgatggaaggctcaagtaccttttgtgggccacctctctatcatgtatagcacgagaacaggctgtgttaaaccaaggtttggaaagtttaggttgagaaaaagagtgagggatgtacacctccataccagacactatcacctttgttatcacctttgttatgcactcggcacacagagacgagtctctgtcacggaagcagtagccattccaagaaaaatcagcaaaatacctcctcaggtccccccaactagcagaggcaaaatgccagaggcacctcctcttagggggatcctgaggagggactggagcaataggacaagatgaagatacgagattgtgatcggaggagcccaacggagaagagagggtagaagcataagcagaaggattagaggttaggatgagattgtgatcggaggagcccaacgaagaagagagggtagcagcataagcagaaggattagaggttaggaaaaggtcaataatgttgggtgtatctccgagacggtcaggaatacgcgtagggtgttgcaccaattgctctagatcatggaggatagcaaagttgaaggttagtttaccaggatggtaagtgaagggagaggaaagtcaaagctggcggtgaacattgaagtctccaagaatggaaatctccacaaaagggaagagaatcagaatgtgctccactttggaagtttagtCAAAGACcatcttatagtcagaggagttaggtgagaggtatacaacacagacaAATTTAGTGTGTGGAACCATGTTGTGGAACCACGTCACTCACCACAACCCCACACTTGTTTGTTTCGACTGGCCATGCTGAATACTGTTCTAAAACCTGGTATTATTAATTGACAATAAATCtttataaaacaaaagaaatgtttCAAAACCCAGAGAGCAAAATTTCAGTTCAAGCACAGTAACAAGACAGATCAATCTGAAACTTCATTACAAATTATGTGATCTCTAAGGGAACCAGAACTATACCTTATGCAGATGGTGCCACTTGACATGATCAGAGACAGTTGCATATTGCCAACCTGCAGTACTGCATATTGCTTTGCCAATGCTTCCACCACACAAAAAGCTGTgcagaaaaaattaaaagtcagTTTGTATCATGCTTAGAGAACTGTTTTATCAAGTACTTCTGCCCTTACCCCATACACAGCTGAGTCACACGTACAGATTTCCACATGCAAATTCTCCCTAATGCCTGAGACATACACAAGTGAGGCTGATAGTGATCAAGTACTACAAAATAAGGCCCATTACTATGAGAATATGTCTGCAAACTGGCATAAATCCAGTTACAATACACCAGTGATCAAGTACTATAAAATAAGGCCCATTACTATGAGAATATGTCTGCAAACTGGCATAAATCCAGTTACAATACACCACATAGTGTGTACATGAAGTTTAAGGCTTCTATAGAGTGTATACCCCACCACAAACAAGGTAGGGAATGATGTCCCAAGGTAGGTGATAGGACTTTTTAGCTCATAAGGAGCCGGTTGGAGGAAAATCCTACCACTGCAGCAAGATGGTTTAAGGAACAGATTCCAATGCTTCTCCAGGTTATCTGTTGGTGGCAGGTTATCTCAAACTTTACAGAAGCATTAAACTTTTTCCAGTTTGCCAACATATTTCCTTTATACTGACCTTCAATTTACACATGGACATGTGGACTCTGCACAGAGCTGCAGAGGAGGTAAGGGCAGAGGAAAGTACAGATTCCTCCAAGCAAGCATAATAAAAAGTGACAGTTGTTGCCAATCACTCTAGTGTTGTCATATAGTAATGACTTTGTCATATAGTAATGACTTTTCCCAGAGTTTTTCTGTGGTGGATACAGTGTCAAAAAAAATAGGCTTGCAGGTGTGCAACACGTGACTCACAGCAACCACCCTATCCAGCAGGGCAGCACAGGATGTATAAGAACAGGATCCAGTGGTCTGGACAAGGATGAAGTTCCTGTAAAATAAGATATGATTAAAAAACATGATACACCAAACTTGTGTTACACTAGCCGGGATTAAATAAAATGTCTACTAATGAACACCACTTCAATTAGGATACAAGTACTATCACCAAAACCCTTGTCATTATACTCATTTGGAATCCTCACCAGTGCAGCACAGAGTGCTGCACTGGAGTGGAGAGAGTAAGTGGGATACACAGATGGCTTAATTACAGTATAGCAGAATCAACACAAATAGAATTTCCCTGAAGCTTCAACTCCACACAAACTGGTATTGATAACCATGCAAATTCTAATTAAATCATTACTGGGATATATTCCTTACTTAAAGGAAGGCCATTGTACTTacgtaaaatattcttttgagttCTTAAGAGTGGAGCAAAGACAATAgccatatttcacttttaaaacAAATtgacactaaaaaacacacttcatttactgatgtatattttttatatcaatattcttttactttttcattatttaatcaTTTGTAATCTTAGAGGAAAATTTtcaattcaaaaaaaaaaatttttttttttacctcactgtaaaaaaagtggaaaaagaaatttaatttaaaaatttttatctgataataGGGACATCttccttacttaaagaagaaccatcacataGCTGTAAAATATTCATTTGCATTTTTGAAGTTGTGCAttgataataattatttttaagcTTTAAATGAAATTAAGACACcaagaaaacacactttatcaATTGATATACTATTTGTGTATCaatcaataaagtgtgtttttaattgatatattatttgtatatcaatattcttcttctacttttcatgatttaatcatctgtaatcttaaaaggaaaaaaattttttcaatattttgtaCATGTTCAGACCTTAATTATGGTCACCAAACAGCCTTTACAGCTATGTATTCTCCTTCAGCAGGATTCTGATAAAAAGTGGTTTTACCATGGCACATCCAAACCATcattatcacacacaaaaatctatcaatctatctaccgTATTTACCAGACTATAAGACAAGATTTTTTGCCAAATATAAAGCTTCTAAATCTAAGGGTCATCttataaataaaacacataccTATAACTCCATGATGAATATTCAGCACCACTGTACCTTGGAATTCATTCTGCAGCCACACACATGTAtgcataatacacacacacacatacacaggcatACAGGCCCACCCTAACTCTATGGGTGTCAAATGTTTACTGACAACATCACAGGCAGGCCAGCAGGTGCCCAGCCCACCAAATTACAGCAATCAGTTGCCTATTCACAGAAATCATGATGCCGATAAATACTGTTAATGTTAAACTAGCCAGTCATAGCCTTCGCAGTTAATCGCATTAAAAAATTAAAGCTACATGACAAGGTGTGAGCCAATCCTTCCATTGTAGCAGTCTCTAGAATATCATTGCCTGACTACCACCACTTCAGCTAACCAGCAGCACTGCAGTGGGCTAAAGATAATCCAGAACATAGTGAAGGATTTAAGGGCCCAGCAGCATGGTGTAGTCACTTCAAGAAAAGGCATGACCTTGTACTAAGACAGAAAACCAAAGTTGCCCACAAATTACCAGCAGACCTTGACAATAAACTAGGCAATTTCCAGAAATATATAATACAGAAATGCAAGGAGTACCAATACCCTTTAAGCAACATcagaaatatagataaaacTCCTTTGTGTTTTGACATGTCTTAAAATAATACTGTAGACATTAAAGGTATAAAAACAGTGCTAATGAAAATGAATGGGCATGAAAAGCCTCGCTTTTACAGTGGTGCTGGCATGCATGGCCGATGGAACTAAACTATGTCCAATGCtgatatttaaaagaaaaacaatgccTAAAATAAAGTTTCCAGCtggtgtttttgtgcatgtctATGAGAAAGGCTGGATGGATAAAGCAGGAATAAAGTTGTGGCTTGATAACTTATGGAGTGCACGACCTGATGGGCTTCGAGAACAGCGAAGTTTCCTGGTGTGGAACATGTTCAAGTCTCACTTGACTCCCAACACCAAAAAGCAGTTGGCAGCAACCTGCACAGACTCTGCAGTTATTCTGGGAGGACTGACATCACTGGTGCAGCCACTGGATGTTTGCCTCAACAAGCCATTCAAGGACCGCGTATGTGAACAGTGGAACAAGTGTATGATCAGTGGGAAGAAATTGTTCACCAAGGGTGGTAATATGCATGCTCCTGGGTTTGATATGTTGTGCAACTTCATAATCAGTATATGGAATGATACACCTGAAGAAATGGTGATTGATTCATTCAAGAAATGTGGTATTTCTAACTCACTGGATGGTATGGAGGATGACTATTCATGGGCTACTTCTGAAGCAGATGATATTGGTGATGAAACTGCAGATGACAACCCAGGGGATGCAGAATTTGATGCGTATGATGATGCCCTTGAACATGTATCTCAATATATATTTGACATGCTTGCTGTATCAGATGAGGATGATTTTGACGGTTTTTAATTAAATATGTATGTTTCTAATGTTTGAGGCAATTGTTGGAACAAGGTATCAGTCATCTCAGCATGGCAGTGCTGGTGTTTATTAtaatgtttctttgttttaaaaATTCAGAGTATTGTTTAGTAAAAGTAATATACATACAATATGTagtttttttaattcctttaacTTATTACATCTTAAGCTACTAGTGTAGGGACAGCAGTAAACCAGTGTATGACGCAATCCATTATCCTTCAGCCAACCACATAAGTAAAAGCACCCTACACCATTTAAGGTGGGGGGGTCGTCTAATATAGCGATAATAGctcaaaactaaattttttttcccctcagaaATTGGGGGTCGTCTTATATAACCAGCCACCTAATAGTCCagtatatatgatatatataccAAGCAGGCAATCCCACAAGGTATGGCCCAGATAAAGGAAAACACTACACCATAAAAATAATCTGGAGAAGAAAACCCAAGGACTATAAAGTAAAGTGAGTCTAGCAAATGAGAATATGAGTGACATGAGACATAAGTGGGGAGTGAATGAAACGCTTTGATGcaaatgtatggatgtatgCTGTGTGCAAGAGGAAATTTTgctgataagaaaagaaacactgaaGGATATGGTCTAAAACAGTTTACCTAAGGAGACTATTCAGTACATCAGAG from the Scylla paramamosain isolate STU-SP2022 chromosome 5, ASM3559412v1, whole genome shotgun sequence genome contains:
- the LOC135100723 gene encoding uncharacterized protein LOC135100723 isoform X1, with product MKQSRTSSLSRPLDPVLIHPVLPCWIGWLLFLCGGSIGKAICSTAGWQYATVSDHVKWHHLHKTSNPSGSKQFSQGSHRMPDF